The window AGAGTCGGCTCCAACAGCCGTGATAATAATGTTCACACACCTTTAACACACTTCAGAACATATAGTCCTTTTTAAGAAGATTATTTATTGAACCATAAACCagacgctcaggtcagaaaaacCTAGTAAGTAAACATTTTATTGACCTAAAACATGCACATATGGCTGATTAAAAAAATGTCTGAAAAGCAACAAAGGGAATGTTGAATTCTATGGAGCAACATACATGGCAAAATATCCAAATCCCTTTCTTTTTTTCAGGTCAGACTCCTCGTAGTGCTTCCACTTGTTAATAGAAACGCTTCAGCTGCTAGAAAATACTCGTTGGTTTGTGTGACGGGACGTTAACAAAGTGCATCAACGGTTTTCATAATGTACACGttacctgatgagctgctgctcaCTCTGGACACTTACAAACACGACTCTTTGAAAGGcaagaattgtttttttttttcctttccttCACATCCAGCCCACACGGCGACGTTGGCGTGTGGACCACCTCGCCGCCGGCTGTATGGAAGCCAAAGGGATGTCTGTGGAAATGAAACGGACCCACTGCATATACAATACAAAATGATTACATTATCTTGTATAAAAGATAGGTTTATACATATGTATGCACACATGCTGACGTCTGATAGATACTGTACAGTATGGATGTGTGCACGGCTCtagtctaacacacacacacacacacacacacacagagcgtccATTTGGCTCCTCGGTCCTTCCAGCTCAAAATCGGCCTCCTGTTTGTGTCCAGAATGATGAAAGCTCGAGCCTCTTCTTGCTCCATGGGAATCAAACCACTGTCCTTCCTGCAGCCTTGCTCAAAGTGTTAGGTCGGCGGAGGCAGGCTGCTTTTCTCTCCCCCCCTCGCCTCCTCCTTGCCCGCCCCAGAGCTCGTGCCGTTGACAGTCACCTTACGAGTGCTGGCGGCCTGCTTGGAAGTGGGCGTGGGTCGCTGAGTGTTGTTGGGAACGGCAGCACCATTAGAGCTTTGGGTGGAAGGCGTGGCATTGTGGGACGCGGGGCTGGACTGCGACGAGGCTCGGGGAGGCGGGGCTGCGGCAGGACTCTGAAGTTTCTCGCTCTGAGAGTCGCTCTCCGACGTGGGGCTCGTGTTGACGCCGTCGGAGTGGCCCTGGGTGGCGGCGGACTGGGACAGCCTCCTGCGTTTCCGGGTGGGTTTGACCAGATACTGGAGCGGGATGGGTCCAGTCTGCGCAGAGATACCCTTCAGTCATACGTTCAGACACAAACTTAATGGAGGCAGAACCTGAttcttgatttatttaaaaaCTGGAGCAGGACACTGCTGCAGCAAATACTTCTATTAAAACTAATTAATTCTATTCTAAATTTAGGGAAATATTCCCAGAATGCATCGAGAAGTTGGTCAAATTGCCTTTCTGGCACACCAACCCAGCTCCAAACTCTCAGCCATTCATCCAAACGTTCTATAAACCTTCACATCTCATTTAAATCTGAAGAAACATCAAGGAACTCCTGGAGAGCTACATTTAGCCGATGCTGCTGGTATTTAGTCCTGTAAAAGTGAAATGCTGGCGTACAAACCACTTAAGTTTAGGTGACTGGAGATGTTTTTAGAACATCAACCCACTTTGGAGTGCTcaaaactagccgttagcttatcagcCTAATCAAACGCAACTACTTCTCCAGGCTGAGGCTATTCAGAATGGGTATAATTAGTATAacgttttacacagaaacacttcaaaatggccaaaatattttaaatggcagccaaagCTAAACTATTGGTCTAAAACTTTTGCACCATCCAGTATTTTGATCATTTCTTTGTGAAGAAATGTgtgttttcttcagttttaagAGAACTAAACCTGGAAAAAAAAAGAGGATTGTTTGTCACTAGATGGCACTGCAGTCCATAATGTACTCTGACAGCAAGAATTCACATCCATTTAGAACACTGGCGTCCAGTTCTGGTCCTCCAGGACCACTGTTCACCCTGTTTCAGAGCCTTCTCTGCTCCAGTACACCTGGCTTTAATCAGCAGAGCTTGAGCTGCCGAacaggtgatttaaccactgaatcaggtATGTTGGAGCTAAGCCATGTTGGATGGTggccttaccccgggtttccacgggagccgtcagcagcacgttactgcagcagcacgtctagctgctgctcggcccttcccacgagacgcgacgcagcagaggagcagctgtcaccgacagggcacgaagtcacacgagtgacttcgtcagtaaacacaacaacaagcaggagaaaactacaacatggctccaaaatgtttgtgtttttatattctgtccgttttataatcgccaatacggacctgaaaaacaaaggagaccgctagctaggtgataacttctcacggggccgcacagttagtaaccttttttaaagtaaagcgaccggaaggcagtacgttctttattctgaaaatctcgggagcttctctccatttccgcgtccgatttcctgtctttccttccccaaaaatgtcgaacttgacccgtttcagaggcgtcgcgcgtaggaaatagaaccggcgcgtaaaggccgcgacatgctgctcctgagacgcggccgactcgcgctgctgacggctccagtggaaaaggttctgttgaccacagccgttcctatcagcagctatgacgtgctgctgcagtaacgtgctgctgacggctcccgtggaaagccggggttagaggacACCACTGCTTTAGTGGTGCAGCAGTTTCTCAGGACGTAGAATGCGTTCAGGTTGCCTTATGATCGGAGGATTGTGGgcttgattccagctcctgctTTAGACTCTGAAAACTACGTTTTAAAGTTTCTGTGTTCAAATGAAACTAAATCAGAATACACAATAGATTACATGGGAAATGGGCTTTTGTAATGTCCATAactaaatgcattttttattatttgaaaTAATAAAAGCTTCAacttaatgtatgattattttttgTAATAATTATGATGAGAAATATTCAATCAGGGGTGCATAACCACagagttgcaggttcaaaccctgTCTGtcgcagttgtgtccttgggcaagacactttgtcAGTGGGACCGGAGGCGCCTGTGCTCtacagcctcacttctgtcagtgtgccccagggcagctgtggctacaatgtagctaatcATCACCAGCTTGTGAATGTGTGCAAGCAAGGGGGAATGATTGGTTGTTTTGTAAAgggtcttgggggggggggggttgtagaaccctagaaggtgccaTCTAAATGAACATTTACAAACATCCAAATGTTTTTTTTGGAGGACAGTGGTTTTCATTTGCTTTCTTTGTCAAGAAGAAATTCTAGCTGCTTCAGATTAATGAAACCTCCCAGTcctgtaaataataaataatacgaTTCTGACTCACTCGTCTCCACTCGTAGAAGTAGGCGATGTCCATTAGTGTGTAATAGTCCTTTAAGGGTTCGTCGCCGTACAAAACCTCCACCTGAAACACAAAACCCATTTAATCCCGTCATCAACCACACGTTTCGACCAACAGAACCTCCTGGTTTTTAGATGCTTTGTttattatttgtcaaataatcgatgcataacGGCTTGAAGAACAGGAGCGGATTTAATAGAAGCGaccaacaaacatctcagcctgaTCTTTAGCCGAGAGCCTCCTGGTGATGAGTATAAACATCAGCTGATGTGGGAAGTGCTCTGAGTCAATAACGCAACATAATGTAATCAGGATACTCCCTCCTGCTGTAGAAATATTGATCCTGTGATGTGGATTTATCAGCTTTTTAAAAACCAAACTGTCAGACTCTGATTATTGTTCAAAACCTGATAATTCATACTGTCTGTGTTAGGTTGTTCCTGTTTTAATTTAAACACGACTTGCATCAGTCTAGTGGGgccgcagtagctcaggtggtagagcgggttgcctcatgatcggagggtcatgggttcaattccagctcccgccaggggtatcctgctgatgtgtccttgggcaagacacttcacccaacttgcctgtgttagtggtggtcagaggggcagacggcgccaaatggcagcctcgcctctgtcagacctccccaaggcggctgtggctacaagtagcttaccatcactagcagtgtgtgaatgtgagagtgtgtgaaagcgtctttgggtgtctagaaaagcgctatatacgttcaaagcattattattattagtgtgaGTGGCCCTCACGACCCTAAAGTGCACAACGATGAGGTTATTTGCAGCACGCTGTGCTTTCACAAGcaagtatggatggatggatggatggatggatgatggatggatggatgtctgcGTGTAGCAATTCTGAAGTTGTTGAAAAACGTGTGATTGGTTTATGAGTAGAAACTCATATTGTTGATCGTTTTTGTGCTCGGGGTGCACCTGCATTGTTATTGTAGTCCTATTTTCTAGATTTGACTGAGACAGTTATCCTAATTTCTCTAGATCTTCAGCTACAATCACAGGAAATGACATATTTGACCCAGCCAGAGGTTTCTCAAAGGGATCCTTGTTCTGAACGATCATGTTGAAATTTATCAGACTTTCATAACTTTGATTTGACAGGATTCACAAATCATAGCTACACGTGAGAATGAGACAGAAAAACTGAAGACCTGCAGTGGGAACATGAAACATGGAAAACATATGCAGGTGAAACTggcaaaattagaatatggtgcaaaagttcaattatttgagtaattcaacttaaagggTGAAACTGATccttccatgcaaagccagatatgtccgcctttatttgttgtaattgtgatgattatggattacagcttatgaaaaaccCCATGTTCAAAATCTCAAGATTATTGTGAaaatgttcaatattctagactcaaagtgtcacactctaatcagctaatgaatccagaacacatgcaaagggttcctgagcctttagatagtGTCTCAGTCTGAGCTGGTTTCCTGAcattaatggacttttgcaccagattctcattTCTCCAGTTTCACCCGTATTCACCCAAGCGGGCGTTTTCAGACGGTTTTAACGTGGATCACAAATGTTTCCTGGTATCTTCCAGATTCTCTAAAGATCAGTCTGACTGCTGCAGGGAAGAGACTGACTGATCACTTTAAAAACAACAGTTTCCTCTTGTGCATCCCCATGAAGGCACTGAAAAGTATAAGATTCATTTATTAATGACCACACAAGTTGGTGGAATTTGTTTCCGGTGAAGCATGACACGCTCACAACTCTGTCTACACATGATGCAACTAAAAATAAACAGACAGGGACATACAAAAACATTAGGCAGTTCATTGATTTAGTGACCGTATAGCTGTTAGGAAAAACTGTTTGTTAATCTAGTTGACTTTGTAAAGGCCTGTAGCATCTTCCAGAAGGCAATAGTGTGAACAGAGGATGTGTAGGTGAGAGGGGTCCGAGGTGATTTTTCCTGTTCGTCTATGGTACAGTGTGTCAATGGAAGGTAGGGCATGGCCTATAATTTGAGACCACTTGTCTGTTATTGTTTTTTATGTGAGTTGGAGTCCAAATTACCATACCAGACTATTATGGATGAGGCGCGTATACTTTGAATGATAGCGGTATAGGATGCTGTGccatactttaaagagcaagtcaccccgaaataaactttttttgctgataaactaaataaacgaatgtctaatcatgctgcagacacgtgtagtcaataatttggcacttcagtgcatcttagttaaaatttaaatactctgcctaaaactggcagtgttgtgccgttgtcaggtaaaaactctgcactgtattttaatttaaatctgccaccactattggctaagaggtatgctatgatgtaaactggtacattatgatgtcacaatgctgttgtgagcctgtgtgtgtgtgtatttgttagcagctccgccctctcggtctgccaggcaacagcatttgttgcgtttttcaaacatgaagtgggagtggagttagactctggtaggagttgacttgctctttaaatggctTTAGTTGTCTTGAGAAAAAAATAATCTTTTATTGGCTTTTTTGAAAGTCTGTTCTGAGCCGTTTCCATTTGGGGGAGTTACTAAAGGACTCTGTAATAGTGACAGGTTGTGCGGAAATGAGGGAGGAGAGTAGGAGAGTGTGAGAAATCTAAGTTCCTCGGTTTTTGATATGTTAGGTTGGAGGTTATTATTGTTTTGGCGCCATGTGACTGCTTGGGCGAACCGTTCGCGGTATTGGTTTTCGTTATTGTTAGAGAGGAGTCCAGTtatggtggtgtcatctgcatatttgAGAATGGAGACTGGGTTATGAGTAGATGTGAGTGCATCTGTGTAGACGGAGAAAAGCCAAAGGGAGAGAACACAGCCCTGAGGTGCGCCCATGCTGAGGGTCAGAGGTTGTGACAGGAGGCCACCCATCCTGACTCTCTGTGTCACAAAACAATGGCACACACCATTATATCAGGTAGACCCCAAAACAGCACCCgtccactagtgtgtgtgtgtgtgtgtgtgtgtgtgtgtgtgtgtgtgtgtgtgtgtgtgtgtgtgtgtgtgtgtttacccggTAGTTGTTGGGTATATCCATTTTGCTCCTGAGGAACTTTGCTAAGTGCATAACAGACATGGCTGCCGGGCACTGCAGGAAGCGTTTCCCATTGGACTAAAAACAGAAATAGGACATAAAATCAACGGACAACCGTCAAACCGACCCAGTCTGACCCGTTTATTCCTCGTTACCTTTTCTCCTTCCAGCTCTGATCGCTGCCTCTCGCTGTTTTTGCTGGAAACCATCAAAACAGAAAAGAAACCCTTTAATAGGGTAGCAAATCAGCGACGCGTGGTGGAATTGCCCGAAACGTCGGACTCACTTGTTCCTCTCGTAGAACTGTATGGACAGACTGATGATTTCATCCTCCGCTATGTTGAACGTCTCCACCACTTCGCCCGGTTCCAGAACTCGGTTCTCTGCATAAAAATCTCGCCTCCGCTTCATCTCGTCTGGGATTGGAGAAGAAACGAGCCGGTAAGACAGAACCACGTAGCAGAACCAGGCTTCAGGGTTAAGGTGTTTACCTTTGAAAAGCCCCGGAACCAACTTATAAACTATATCTTGGAGAGTTTTATCCGATCTTGAAGAAAGGAAAAAGGAATGCAGAATTAAACGCTGCGGTCAGATGTGTTTAAATCCACGAAGACAGGTTCTGGTTACCTGATGCTGAGCTGTGGACACGTCTTGTGGACTTGGACGTCACATCGAGGACAGAACTTATTCGTCTCGAGGAAGGCAACGATGCAGGTTTTACAAACTAGACAGAAGTGAGATTCCGGTTACTCGGGAAAAGGTTTCTGGCTGCTTTTTAAACGGTTTTCATAAgaataacaaaaaacaaaaacacatgaaATTAACAGTCTGAGTAACGATGAGTTCCTGGAAGACGACGAGTCACCCTTCTGCTCTTTAGGAATCTCCATGTTGAAGCTAAAACTTCTTTCTACCGGAAACTCTGTTGTTGGTATTTTTTAATACATTAAACTAAACAAATTGTGACAAACTGGTAAAAATCAGACATAATCCAGAAGATGAAGCCTCTCTGGTGTAGGGATATAACCTTTCCAGGATGTCCTGGATAGAAGAAccagaaccacctcagctggtCCAAGAGGTTGAATTAAATTGTTTCAATGGTTGAATCACTTGTTTTGTAGCTCatcgagctctgcagaagccggttAATCACCTTCTAACTAAAATCAGGTGTGaatgagcagagaaacaactaaaagatGCTGGATACggtccctccaggaccaggattgggtccTGACTGACTCACTTCAGCTGGTTTATGTGTAATAAATGTTTCTACCAATCAGCCATAACATTAAAACCATCTGTGATGACTACTGAGAGATCAGGGTAACAACTTTTGGGTTTAGTCTGGCTCCAGGACCTCCTGGTTGAGGTCAGttcttcaccagtgtgtgtgtgtgtgtgtgtgtgtgtgtgtgtgtgtgtgtgtgtgtgtgtgtgtgtgtgtgtgtggtccctgTAGTGGACCTCTGCAGGCCTGCTGCTAGCAGGTTTTGTGAGGAACTCACAGGAGTGCAGACACTCCACGATGGTCGTGGCATCGATCAGGTATCCTGCGCACAGCGGACATGTGAGAAGCGGGTTCAGATCCGTGATCTTGACCCGGTTCGGCTGCATTTTCTCCATCTGGACGGGACCTGGAGAGGAAACACATGCAGCCTGAACGTTAAATGTGTCTGCCGCCAGGTTGCTGCTGGCGATCCCGTTATCGTCCTTGGGACAGCAGCCTATGAAAGCACAACAAACCGATGCAAAACAAACCGAACGGCACGCTGATTTTTTTTAGAGGGGGGGTGGTTGTTCGTAACCAGACCGAAAGCAGCGGAGATTCGGGATCGCTCCTGCCGCCCGGCCTCCGGATCGTGCACCAGCTCCGCTCCTCGAGCAACAAAGAGCGGCTCCGTTTCCTCCCGGAGACCCGCCGTCCGAGCGCACCGTTCCGGCCCGACACCGACCGAGAGGCTGCAGAATCACACTGGTACACAAAGCAGCCATCTTAAATTCACTGACAGCCTCCGCATCAGGAGAGCGAACAAGAGACTCGAACGTTACACCGTGCACTTCGTGTGCGTCTCCGCAAACATCGGCGCGACAAAAGAGCGGCTTTACGGAGCTCTCGGCGGCGCTTCGGTCCTACCTGGTTGGACACAAAAGTTCCCTCCGCTGCTCCCGGACCCAGATCACTTATTTGCACTTGGACAGAATTATGCAGCGGCGCCAGAAAATGGCTTTTTTTCTGCCCCGTCGGAGGACTGCCCATTTTGGATCACGTGACTTTATTTTGTAGCCTGGCTGATCGGGCCTGGGAGTCTGGATTCTACGCAGGCCCGGATTCGCTCCCAGCTCGGTGTTTCCC is drawn from Nothobranchius furzeri strain GRZ-AD chromosome 4, NfurGRZ-RIMD1, whole genome shotgun sequence and contains these coding sequences:
- the LOC107396435 gene encoding polycomb group RING finger protein 2, which produces MEKMQPNRVKITDLNPLLTCPLCAGYLIDATTIVECLHSFCKTCIVAFLETNKFCPRCDVQVHKTCPQLSIRSDKTLQDIVYKLVPGLFKDEMKRRRDFYAENRVLEPGEVVETFNIAEDEIISLSIQFYERNNKNSERQRSELEGEKSNGKRFLQCPAAMSVMHLAKFLRSKMDIPNNYRVEVLYGDEPLKDYYTLMDIAYFYEWRRTGPIPLQYLVKPTRKRRRLSQSAATQGHSDGVNTSPTSESDSQSEKLQSPAAAPPPRASSQSSPASHNATPSTQSSNGAAVPNNTQRPTPTSKQAASTRKVTVNGTSSGAGKEEARGGEKSSLPPPT